A genomic window from Catenulispora sp. GP43 includes:
- a CDS encoding TetR/AcrR family transcriptional regulator encodes MPTDQRDRRALLADAAIDLLAEEGMRALTHRAVDTRAALPLGTTSAYFRTRQALLTAIVKRLSDLDREDLRRGGLDLPSQPAVSEPKPRPEPRPEPKPRREPAGSEPKPEPAAPVAPAAPTMPADLAAVAEATAAFIDLSLSRTRNRALARYHCRMESITQPDLRALLAPHEQAAFRQTRDLLAHHGVPDLDSRARAFVAAVDGLIFERLVGGSPETPGTAENRAELTKTVRALLAGATAR; translated from the coding sequence ATGCCGACCGACCAGCGCGATCGCCGCGCGCTCCTCGCCGACGCGGCCATCGACCTGCTCGCCGAGGAGGGCATGCGGGCCCTGACGCACCGCGCCGTGGACACCCGCGCCGCACTGCCGCTGGGGACCACGTCGGCCTACTTCCGCACGCGGCAGGCCCTGCTGACGGCGATCGTGAAGCGGCTGTCCGATCTGGACCGGGAGGACCTGCGGCGGGGCGGACTGGACCTGCCCTCCCAGCCGGCGGTGTCGGAACCGAAGCCGAGGCCGGAGCCGAGGCCGGAGCCGAAGCCGAGACGGGAACCGGCCGGGTCAGAGCCGAAGCCGGAGCCGGCCGCGCCCGTCGCACCGGCCGCGCCGACCATGCCGGCCGACCTCGCCGCCGTGGCCGAGGCCACCGCGGCCTTCATCGACCTCTCGCTGTCGCGCACCCGCAACCGCGCGCTGGCCCGCTACCACTGCCGCATGGAGTCGATCACGCAGCCGGATCTGCGCGCCCTACTGGCACCGCACGAACAGGCCGCCTTCCGGCAGACCCGCGACCTGTTGGCCCACCATGGGGTCCCCGACCTCGACAGCCGGGCCCGCGCGTTCGTCGCCGCCGTCGACGGACTGATCTTCGAGCGTCTCGTCGGCGGCTCCCCCGAGACGCCGGGCACCGCGGAGAACCGTGCGGAGCTCACGAAGACCGTCCGGGCCCTGCTGGCCGGCGCGACAGCGCGCTGA
- a CDS encoding carboxymuconolactone decarboxylase family protein: MAARIPPLSPPYSDQAADLLRRMMPGGQEPIALFRTYARSLPLAEALHGWGGHVLSRRLTLSLRDREILIDRTCARCGCEYEWGVHVAYFADRAALTDDQIASITEGDSADPCWTAERDRLLLDAADALHDANDIDDALWSRLAAEFTDEQILDLLMVCGWYHAISFTARAVRLPLEPGSPRFSRLAGVRRASSG; this comes from the coding sequence ATGGCCGCCCGGATCCCACCGCTTTCACCGCCGTACTCCGACCAGGCCGCCGACCTGTTGCGGCGCATGATGCCCGGCGGCCAAGAGCCGATCGCGTTGTTCCGCACCTATGCCCGCAGCCTCCCGCTCGCCGAGGCGCTCCACGGCTGGGGCGGCCACGTCCTCAGCCGCCGCCTCACCCTCAGCCTGCGCGACCGCGAGATCCTCATCGACCGCACCTGCGCGCGCTGCGGCTGTGAATACGAGTGGGGTGTGCACGTCGCCTACTTCGCCGATCGCGCCGCCCTCACCGACGACCAGATCGCGTCCATCACCGAAGGGGACAGCGCCGATCCCTGCTGGACCGCCGAACGCGACCGCCTGCTCCTCGACGCCGCAGACGCCCTGCACGACGCCAACGACATCGACGACGCACTCTGGTCCCGGCTCGCCGCGGAGTTCACCGACGAGCAGATCCTCGACCTCTTGATGGTCTGCGGCTGGTACCACGCCATCAGCTTCACCGCCCGCGCCGTCAGGCTTCCCCTGGAACCCGGCTCGCCGCGCTTCAGCCGCCTCGCGGGGGTTCGGCGAGCATCCAGTGGCTGA
- a CDS encoding polysaccharide lyase family 7 protein, giving the protein MTRITRIARPHRARGNPSRRHRLRSLAAGMLGAVLTIAGTSLALAAPASAGNATGQVTGYQGLCLDDRGAVTTNLNPVQVYSCNGTSAQQWSVDSTGNTLQVLGKCLDVKSAGTANGTAVDLYDCNGTGAQQWVPQSNGELLNPNSGKCLDDTGYGGSGTQAQIWSCTGTANQQWTLPSGGSTGGGGLSTSVAPGGNFDLSLWELQEPTGSPGSPTTILPAQLEGPNGYQDSYFYTDSTDGAMTFWDPENGVTTPNSNYSRSELREMDSSGAAANWFAAGTTNTLSATLKVTQVPDHVCVGQIHLGSGGSTKPLLELFYYANGDIKMAIEQTPAGGNEVLYKVGNVPVGTQWSYVIGLSGSTISLSLNGGAAQTWTASSTFNGYGMYFKAGDYDQSSGSDDSVGAKVGFYALAIHHG; this is encoded by the coding sequence ATGACCAGGATCACCAGAATCGCCCGGCCCCACCGGGCGCGAGGCAACCCGTCGCGCCGCCACCGTCTCAGGTCCCTCGCCGCCGGGATGCTCGGCGCCGTGCTGACCATCGCCGGGACGAGCCTGGCGCTCGCCGCTCCGGCCTCCGCCGGAAACGCTACCGGCCAGGTCACCGGGTACCAGGGACTGTGCCTGGACGACCGCGGCGCGGTCACCACCAACCTCAATCCCGTGCAGGTCTACTCCTGCAACGGCACCAGTGCGCAGCAATGGAGCGTGGACAGCACCGGCAACACGCTGCAGGTGCTCGGAAAGTGCCTGGACGTGAAGTCCGCCGGTACCGCCAACGGCACGGCCGTCGACCTCTACGACTGCAACGGCACCGGCGCCCAGCAGTGGGTCCCGCAGTCCAATGGCGAGCTGCTGAACCCGAACTCCGGCAAGTGCCTGGACGACACCGGCTACGGCGGATCCGGTACGCAGGCCCAGATATGGAGCTGCACCGGCACCGCGAACCAGCAGTGGACGCTGCCCTCCGGCGGCAGCACCGGCGGCGGCGGGCTGAGCACCTCGGTCGCGCCCGGCGGCAACTTCGACCTGTCGCTGTGGGAGTTGCAGGAGCCGACCGGCTCGCCCGGTTCGCCCACCACGATCCTGCCCGCGCAGCTCGAAGGGCCGAACGGGTATCAGGACTCGTACTTCTACACCGACTCCACCGACGGCGCGATGACGTTCTGGGACCCCGAGAACGGCGTCACCACCCCGAACTCCAACTACTCGCGCTCCGAACTGCGCGAGATGGACTCCAGCGGCGCGGCGGCGAACTGGTTCGCCGCGGGCACCACCAACACCCTCAGCGCGACGCTGAAGGTCACGCAGGTGCCCGACCACGTCTGCGTCGGCCAGATCCACCTCGGCTCCGGCGGCTCGACCAAGCCGCTGCTGGAGCTGTTCTACTACGCCAACGGCGACATCAAGATGGCCATCGAGCAGACCCCGGCCGGCGGCAACGAGGTGCTCTACAAGGTCGGCAACGTGCCGGTGGGCACGCAGTGGAGCTACGTGATCGGCCTGAGCGGCAGCACCATCAGCCTGTCGCTCAACGGCGGCGCGGCCCAGACCTGGACCGCCTCCTCCACGTTCAACGGCTACGGCATGTACTTCAAGGCCGGTGACTACGACCAGAGCTCCGGCAGCGACGACAGCGTCGGCGCCAAGGTCGGGTTCTACGCCTTGGCCATCCACCACGGCTGA
- a CDS encoding zinc-binding alcohol dehydrogenase family protein: protein MKAVVIPEFGEAEVLRRVVTAVPEPGAGQVSIDVAYAGANFAEVLYRRGVVDVPLPFVPGIEVSGRVRAIGEGVSGLTVGQPVAALTIVDSGGYAEVAVTDAALVAPLADDGSALDPATAAALPSNSTTAFLVLDQIARLAPGESVLVHAAAGGVGSQLGQVARLLGAGRVVGTVGSAAKVEAARGFGYDEVILRDDLAAAGQFDVVVDMVGGPARQGSLDRLAPLGRLVVMGNASGAEDVGISANELWFSNKTVSGFNLAAYSAVHPDRAGQALRRAVRAASEGTLRVQVETVPLEQAVETHRRIESGATTGKLVLDVAGS from the coding sequence ATGAAGGCAGTCGTCATCCCCGAGTTCGGGGAGGCGGAGGTGCTGCGCCGGGTGGTGACCGCGGTGCCCGAGCCCGGTGCCGGGCAGGTGTCGATCGACGTGGCGTACGCCGGCGCCAACTTCGCCGAGGTGCTGTACCGGCGCGGCGTGGTGGACGTGCCGCTGCCGTTCGTGCCGGGCATCGAGGTGTCGGGGCGGGTGCGGGCGATCGGGGAGGGTGTCAGCGGGCTCACGGTCGGCCAGCCGGTGGCCGCCCTGACGATCGTCGACAGCGGCGGGTACGCCGAGGTCGCCGTCACCGACGCCGCCCTGGTGGCGCCGCTCGCCGACGACGGCTCCGCGCTGGACCCGGCCACCGCCGCCGCGCTGCCGTCCAACAGCACCACGGCCTTCCTGGTCCTGGACCAGATCGCCCGGCTCGCCCCCGGCGAGAGCGTGCTCGTGCACGCCGCCGCCGGCGGGGTCGGCAGCCAGCTCGGGCAGGTCGCGCGGCTGCTCGGCGCGGGCCGCGTGGTCGGGACGGTCGGCAGCGCGGCGAAGGTGGAGGCGGCCCGCGGCTTCGGCTACGACGAGGTGATCCTGCGCGACGACCTCGCGGCGGCCGGGCAGTTCGACGTCGTCGTGGACATGGTCGGCGGCCCCGCGCGCCAGGGCAGCCTGGACCGCCTGGCCCCGCTGGGGCGCCTGGTGGTCATGGGCAACGCCTCGGGCGCGGAAGACGTCGGCATCTCCGCGAACGAGCTCTGGTTCAGCAACAAGACCGTCTCCGGCTTCAACCTCGCCGCGTACTCGGCCGTGCACCCCGACCGCGCCGGCCAGGCGCTGCGGCGCGCGGTCCGGGCCGCGAGCGAGGGCACGCTGCGGGTGCAGGTGGAGACGGTGCCGCTGGAGCAGGCCGTCGAGACGCACCGGCGGATCGAGTCGGGGGCGACTACCGGCAAGCTGGTGCTGGACGTGGCAGGTTCCTGA
- a CDS encoding alpha/beta hydrolase produces MNSEPHPETVVLIGGTCVTTLDWQGWMSRYTARGYSVIATGAPLPPSADCVGPRDWAQVASVVTYYERLLLTVPQPPVLIGHCFGGVIVQLLLDRGYGVAGVAVNPPRIPERRVRGRVFTGARPSRRADPLTIDYRSSLRAPLLLVGSGADRSVPPDSVEATARRYWKSEAVTSYLEYPAGCHHTLSAPGWESVADDVLDWAELYADPGRLTSADLWNR; encoded by the coding sequence ATGAACTCCGAGCCGCATCCGGAGACCGTCGTGCTGATCGGCGGCACCTGTGTCACGACCCTGGACTGGCAGGGCTGGATGTCCCGCTACACCGCGCGCGGATACAGCGTCATCGCCACCGGTGCCCCGCTTCCGCCGTCCGCCGACTGCGTCGGGCCGCGCGACTGGGCGCAGGTCGCGTCGGTCGTCACCTACTACGAGCGGCTCCTGCTGACGGTGCCGCAGCCTCCGGTCTTGATCGGGCACTGCTTCGGCGGGGTGATCGTGCAGTTGCTGCTCGATCGCGGGTACGGCGTGGCAGGCGTCGCCGTCAACCCGCCGCGGATTCCCGAACGGCGAGTGCGTGGGCGGGTCTTCACCGGCGCACGGCCGTCTCGTCGCGCCGATCCTCTGACGATCGACTACCGTTCGTCCTTGCGGGCCCCGCTGCTGTTGGTCGGCAGCGGTGCGGACCGCAGTGTGCCGCCGGACTCGGTGGAGGCGACCGCACGCCGCTACTGGAAGTCGGAGGCGGTCACCAGCTACCTCGAGTACCCCGCCGGCTGTCACCACACGCTGAGCGCTCCCGGCTGGGAGAGCGTCGCCGACGACGTTCTGGACTGGGCCGAGTTGTACGCCGATCCGGGGCGGTTGACGTCTGCGGATCTGTGGAACCGATGA
- a CDS encoding DUF4234 domain-containing protein: protein MVNGRVGKHRNILLVWFVWPLITLGIYHLVWYYKINREAEDFDERIEVSPLIALLAIAIGWIIIVPPFVSVYRTGGRIAAMQRAAGLPGSCSGVIGLILVFCAGLQSLYYQHELNQIWKHYGDPPEGSVVPLAVDAGTAPPPM from the coding sequence ATGGTGAACGGTCGCGTCGGCAAACACCGCAACATCCTGCTGGTCTGGTTCGTCTGGCCGCTGATCACGCTCGGGATCTACCACCTGGTCTGGTACTACAAGATCAACCGGGAGGCCGAGGACTTCGACGAGCGGATCGAGGTCAGTCCGCTCATCGCGCTGCTCGCCATCGCGATCGGGTGGATCATCATCGTCCCGCCGTTCGTCTCGGTGTACCGGACCGGCGGGCGGATCGCGGCGATGCAGCGGGCCGCGGGCCTGCCGGGTAGTTGCAGCGGCGTGATCGGGCTGATCCTGGTCTTCTGCGCCGGATTGCAGTCGCTGTACTACCAGCACGAGTTGAACCAGATCTGGAAGCACTATGGCGATCCGCCGGAGGGCAGCGTGGTCCCGCTCGCGGTGGACGCGGGTACGGCGCCGCCGCCGATGTGA
- a CDS encoding FAD-dependent monooxygenase, which translates to MSRQSGHRHRQGAGAGAPAHLAEGGWNAALAGLIEGTPDEAILHNQIMFVRPLPTFVSRRVVLAGDAAHGLSPHIAASGTLGVEDVGVLARALADNCGDIASALKEYDADRRVRYEGVREHSRAVESADDAPSYAEHYAAFSHWMLAEPPRGG; encoded by the coding sequence GTGAGCCGCCAGTCCGGTCACCGGCACCGCCAAGGAGCAGGCGCTGGCGCGCCCGCGCACCTGGCCGAGGGCGGCTGGAACGCGGCCCTGGCCGGGCTGATCGAGGGGACGCCCGACGAGGCGATCCTGCACAACCAGATCATGTTCGTCCGCCCGCTTCCCACCTTCGTCTCACGCCGGGTGGTGCTGGCCGGCGACGCCGCGCACGGCCTCTCGCCGCACATCGCCGCCAGCGGCACCCTCGGCGTCGAGGATGTCGGCGTGCTGGCTCGCGCCCTTGCCGATAACTGCGGCGACATCGCGTCCGCACTGAAGGAGTACGACGCGGATCGCCGCGTGCGCTACGAGGGCGTCCGCGAGCACTCGCGCGCCGTCGAGAGCGCCGACGACGCGCCTTCCTACGCCGAGCACTACGCGGCGTTCAGCCACTGGATGCTCGCCGAACCCCCGCGAGGCGGCTGA
- a CDS encoding winged helix-turn-helix transcriptional regulator has translation MTAAPSGAPRPGRPVRGSSSGRPLMAALDLFGRRWVLRVIWELREEALGFRPLQARCDGMSSSVLHQRLTELQESLLVERDAAGAYRLTKLGDDARDELRGLVRWSERWASALEEDARDEDAAGER, from the coding sequence ATGACCGCCGCACCCTCCGGCGCCCCGCGCCCCGGCCGCCCGGTCCGCGGCTCCTCCAGCGGCCGTCCGCTGATGGCCGCGCTCGACTTGTTCGGCCGACGCTGGGTGCTGCGCGTCATCTGGGAGCTGCGGGAAGAGGCGCTGGGCTTCCGGCCGTTGCAGGCGCGGTGCGACGGCATGTCGTCGAGCGTCCTGCACCAGCGCCTGACCGAACTGCAGGAGAGCCTGCTCGTCGAGCGCGACGCCGCCGGGGCCTACCGGCTCACGAAGCTCGGCGATGACGCGCGCGACGAGCTGCGCGGGCTGGTCCGCTGGTCCGAACGCTGGGCGAGTGCTTTGGAGGAGGATGCGCGGGACGAGGACGCCGCCGGCGAACGCTGA
- a CDS encoding S41 family peptidase: MNRTSTRRTPRRRTLCRAGAVTVAAALVTAAAATGAEAGAGRSPLDGVWRMDGYGTVLDVEGGTVASYETTAISCLPDFTGDQVGASGPDGDTTFAVGTTQFTLRPERHARALAMTIQESVGTRHLTRLPTLPARCSQPTPTDPRTVFDVFWQTYQENYPFFAARGIDWQATGNRLRAEITPTTTDAQLFQILTQAFAPLNDAHTALSDGTTTVSPSRPGTIDPSRGYDLEIKAFIQAHDLTTPLQEWGRGHIAYADLPGGIGYLRLSSFAGYTSPDDSGGFSADQAELTKALDAIFTPARTQGPNALRGLVIDDRVNGGGSDVLALDVVSRLTATPYTAYWKKHRDDPGDPAVFSDPQPIRVGPSDKPVYRGPIALLTGGSTVSAGETFAQALTGRSPAPVRIGENTQGSFSDTLNRVLPNGWEFELPNEEYPVSRTGPTFDITGIPPRIRIPVFPPAEMAAGKDTVFSEAVALLSCPKGKG, from the coding sequence ATGAACCGAACCAGCACACGACGCACGCCGCGCCGAAGGACGCTCTGCCGGGCCGGTGCCGTCACCGTCGCCGCGGCGCTGGTGACGGCCGCGGCCGCGACCGGCGCCGAAGCCGGGGCAGGACGGTCCCCGCTCGACGGCGTGTGGCGGATGGACGGCTACGGCACGGTCCTGGACGTCGAGGGCGGCACCGTCGCGTCCTACGAGACCACCGCCATCAGCTGTCTGCCGGACTTCACCGGAGACCAGGTCGGGGCGAGCGGGCCTGACGGGGATACGACTTTCGCAGTGGGGACCACGCAGTTCACCCTCCGCCCCGAGCGGCACGCGCGGGCGCTCGCGATGACGATCCAGGAGTCGGTGGGCACCCGGCACCTCACGCGCCTGCCCACGCTCCCCGCCCGGTGCTCGCAGCCGACTCCCACCGATCCGCGCACCGTCTTCGACGTCTTCTGGCAGACCTACCAGGAGAACTATCCGTTCTTCGCCGCGCGCGGCATCGACTGGCAGGCCACCGGGAACCGTCTGCGGGCCGAGATCACCCCGACCACGACCGACGCCCAGCTCTTCCAGATCCTCACCCAGGCCTTCGCCCCGCTGAACGACGCCCACACCGCCCTCAGCGACGGCACCACGACGGTCTCGCCGTCCCGGCCCGGCACCATCGATCCGAGCCGCGGCTACGACCTCGAGATCAAGGCCTTCATCCAGGCGCACGACCTCACCACCCCGCTCCAGGAATGGGGGCGCGGCCACATCGCCTACGCGGACCTCCCCGGCGGGATCGGCTACCTGCGCCTGTCCTCGTTCGCCGGTTACACCAGCCCCGACGACAGCGGCGGCTTCTCCGCCGACCAGGCCGAGCTCACCAAGGCACTCGACGCGATCTTCACCCCGGCCCGGACCCAAGGGCCGAACGCCTTGCGCGGCCTGGTCATCGACGACCGCGTCAACGGCGGCGGCTCCGACGTCCTGGCGCTGGACGTCGTCTCGCGCCTGACCGCCACGCCGTACACCGCCTACTGGAAGAAGCACCGCGACGACCCGGGCGACCCGGCCGTGTTCAGCGACCCGCAGCCGATCCGTGTCGGCCCGTCGGACAAGCCGGTCTACCGCGGCCCCATCGCGCTGCTGACCGGCGGCTCGACGGTGAGCGCCGGCGAGACGTTCGCACAGGCGCTGACGGGCCGCTCCCCCGCCCCGGTCCGCATCGGAGAGAACACCCAGGGCTCGTTCTCCGACACGCTGAACCGGGTTCTGCCCAACGGCTGGGAGTTCGAGCTCCCGAACGAGGAGTATCCGGTCTCGCGCACCGGCCCCACCTTCGACATCACCGGGATCCCGCCGCGGATCCGGATCCCCGTGTTCCCGCCGGCCGAGATGGCAGCCGGGAAGGACACGGTGTTCAGCGAAGCGGTCGCGCTGCTCAGCTGTCCGAAGGGCAAGGGCTGA
- a CDS encoding FAD-dependent monooxygenase, giving the protein MKAAMVVGGGIAGLATAIGLRRVGWQVTVLERAAVLDDAGAGISVQANGMRALDVLGVGDAVRAVGAAQGAGGIRVPAGAWLSHLDAEAGARVLGSPVYSFLRADLHRALRSALPDGCLVTGVTVHHVVRKADAAEVCFSLAGSGDTSQTVDLVVAADGVHSRVRAQLFPDHPGAVYAGTTVVRGVTSVPVRTEVDIDQTWGHGAEFGSTRLPGGRVEWHSAANAGEGVRHGDPLAEVARRHGGWHAPIPALLDATEPGAVLQHDVYELRTPLPAYVADRVVLVGDAAHAMTPHLGQGASQALEDAVCLAAYLDSEPTIDAALVRYDRERRPRTQAVVGAARRTGRIGQQLQGRLAVALRNAGIRLTPSSAAVKAMVKYALWEPPTLG; this is encoded by the coding sequence ATGAAGGCGGCGATGGTGGTGGGCGGCGGCATAGCCGGACTGGCCACGGCGATCGGCCTGCGGCGCGTCGGCTGGCAGGTCACTGTTCTGGAACGCGCGGCGGTCCTGGACGACGCCGGCGCCGGCATCTCGGTGCAGGCCAACGGGATGCGCGCGCTGGACGTGCTCGGTGTCGGCGACGCGGTGCGCGCCGTCGGCGCGGCGCAGGGCGCCGGCGGGATCCGAGTCCCCGCGGGGGCATGGCTGTCGCATCTGGACGCCGAGGCGGGTGCGCGTGTCCTCGGCTCGCCGGTCTACAGCTTCCTGCGGGCCGACCTGCATCGGGCGCTGCGTTCCGCGCTGCCCGACGGATGCCTTGTCACCGGTGTCACGGTGCACCATGTGGTACGCAAAGCGGACGCCGCAGAAGTCTGCTTCAGCCTCGCCGGCTCGGGCGACACCTCGCAGACCGTGGATCTCGTGGTCGCCGCCGACGGCGTCCACAGCCGCGTGCGCGCACAGCTGTTCCCGGACCACCCCGGCGCCGTCTACGCCGGCACGACGGTGGTGCGCGGCGTGACGTCGGTCCCGGTGCGGACCGAGGTCGACATCGACCAGACCTGGGGCCACGGTGCCGAATTCGGATCGACCCGCCTGCCCGGCGGCCGCGTCGAATGGCACTCGGCGGCCAACGCCGGCGAGGGCGTGCGCCACGGCGACCCGCTCGCCGAGGTGGCGCGCCGGCACGGCGGCTGGCACGCCCCGATCCCGGCGCTGCTCGACGCGACCGAGCCGGGTGCCGTCCTCCAGCACGACGTCTACGAGCTGCGCACTCCGCTGCCCGCCTACGTCGCCGACCGCGTGGTCCTCGTCGGTGACGCGGCCCACGCCATGACCCCTCACCTCGGCCAGGGTGCTTCCCAGGCGTTGGAGGACGCGGTGTGCCTCGCCGCGTATCTGGACTCCGAGCCGACGATCGACGCGGCCCTGGTCCGCTACGACCGCGAGCGCCGTCCCCGCACCCAGGCGGTGGTCGGCGCGGCCCGTCGGACCGGCCGCATCGGCCAGCAGCTCCAGGGCCGCCTCGCCGTCGCGCTGCGCAACGCCGGGATCCGGCTGACGCCGTCCTCCGCCGCGGTGAAGGCGATGGTCAAGTACGCCTTGTGGGAGCCGCCGACCCTCGGTTGA
- a CDS encoding WhiB family transcriptional regulator, with product MTMNGSGLRPIAALWDWQESAACRGADSARFFSPSGERGFARRERERLAQELCDACPVREECARFALAVGEEHGIWGGTTSQERIAQLRRPRGGLSRVDIAAARSRETTASRAEAA from the coding sequence ATGACCATGAACGGTTCAGGGCTGCGGCCGATAGCCGCGTTGTGGGATTGGCAGGAGTCCGCCGCCTGCAGGGGTGCCGACAGCGCACGGTTCTTCTCGCCTTCTGGCGAGCGCGGGTTCGCCCGGCGCGAGCGGGAACGGCTCGCCCAGGAGTTGTGCGACGCCTGTCCGGTGCGCGAGGAGTGCGCGCGGTTCGCGTTGGCCGTCGGCGAGGAGCACGGCATCTGGGGCGGCACGACGAGCCAGGAGCGCATCGCGCAGCTGCGCCGGCCGCGCGGCGGCCTTTCGCGCGTCGACATCGCGGCGGCCCGTTCCCGGGAGACCACCGCCTCGCGGGCCGAGGCCGCGTGA
- a CDS encoding phospholipase C: MSQSMKRLIRRKWVLPTAAAAVLGLVATPSAFASGYNWHHGHDGSGDNRTSTPIKHVVVLFDENVSYDHYFGTYPKAANNGQGTQFTAKKDTPKSNGLTPSLLTANPNQYNPQRLSPSQALTCDQNHGYTAEQKASDNGKNDAYVQSTNVATCTGQPILYGAPGLVMDYYDGNTVTGLWNYAQNYAMSDNAYSDVFGPSTPGALNLISGQTYGATAVNSTTGQPVTASFIGAPNASGVGTLYTDADPAYDDCSDNGHASTSPLAALSGQNVGDLLNKKNVTWGWFQGGFAPTTAASASATGYAQCGATHTNIGGNSSSDYSPHHNPFEYYKSTANPHHLPPSKPSMIGKSDQANHQYDLSNFTTALNTGNLPAVSFLKAAEYQDGHAGYSDPLDEQNFIATEINAIQKSADWKDTAIIVAYDDSDGWYDHQSGKVVSGSNTALDASPACTAATPAAGQADRCGVGPRQPFLVISPFSKQNYISHNQISQASILQFVENNWCLGQVGNGSFDRTAGSIDSMFNFWDRDVRNKVILNPTTGAVVSRW, encoded by the coding sequence ATGTCGCAGAGCATGAAACGACTGATCCGCCGGAAGTGGGTCCTGCCCACGGCCGCCGCCGCGGTGCTCGGTCTTGTCGCCACCCCGAGCGCCTTCGCGTCCGGCTACAACTGGCACCACGGCCACGACGGGAGCGGCGACAACCGCACCAGCACGCCGATCAAGCACGTGGTCGTGCTGTTCGACGAGAACGTCTCCTACGACCACTACTTCGGCACCTACCCGAAGGCCGCGAACAACGGCCAGGGCACGCAGTTCACGGCGAAGAAGGACACGCCGAAGTCCAACGGGCTGACCCCGTCGCTGCTGACGGCGAACCCGAACCAGTACAACCCGCAGCGGCTGTCCCCGAGCCAGGCGCTGACCTGTGACCAGAACCACGGCTACACGGCCGAGCAGAAGGCCTCGGACAACGGCAAGAACGACGCCTACGTCCAGAGCACCAACGTAGCCACCTGCACCGGTCAGCCGATCCTGTACGGCGCCCCCGGCCTGGTCATGGACTACTACGACGGCAACACCGTCACCGGCCTGTGGAACTACGCTCAGAACTACGCGATGAGCGACAACGCCTACAGCGACGTGTTCGGCCCGTCGACCCCCGGCGCGCTCAACCTGATCTCGGGCCAGACCTACGGCGCCACCGCGGTGAACTCCACCACCGGCCAGCCGGTCACCGCCTCGTTCATCGGCGCCCCGAACGCCTCCGGCGTCGGCACGCTGTACACCGACGCCGACCCGGCGTACGACGACTGCTCGGACAACGGCCACGCGTCGACCTCGCCGCTGGCCGCGCTGTCCGGCCAGAACGTCGGCGACCTGCTCAACAAGAAGAACGTGACCTGGGGCTGGTTCCAGGGCGGCTTCGCGCCGACCACCGCCGCGAGCGCCTCGGCGACCGGCTACGCGCAGTGCGGCGCCACGCACACCAACATCGGCGGCAACTCCTCCTCCGACTACTCGCCGCACCACAACCCGTTCGAGTACTACAAGTCGACGGCGAACCCGCACCACCTGCCGCCGTCGAAGCCGTCGATGATCGGCAAGAGCGACCAGGCGAACCACCAGTACGACCTGTCGAACTTCACCACCGCGCTGAACACCGGCAACCTGCCGGCGGTCAGCTTCCTGAAGGCGGCGGAGTACCAGGACGGCCACGCCGGCTACTCCGACCCGCTGGACGAGCAGAACTTCATCGCGACCGAGATCAACGCGATCCAGAAGTCCGCGGACTGGAAGGACACGGCGATCATCGTCGCGTACGACGACTCCGACGGCTGGTACGACCACCAGTCCGGCAAGGTCGTCAGCGGCTCGAACACCGCGCTCGACGCCTCCCCGGCCTGCACCGCGGCCACCCCGGCCGCCGGCCAGGCGGACCGCTGCGGCGTCGGCCCGCGCCAGCCGTTCCTGGTGATCTCGCCCTTCAGCAAGCAGAACTACATCAGCCACAACCAGATCTCCCAGGCCTCGATCCTGCAGTTCGTCGAGAACAACTGGTGCCTGGGCCAGGTGGGCAACGGGTCCTTCGACCGCACCGCCGGCTCGATCGACAGCATGTTCAACTTCTGGGACCGCGACGTGCGCAACAAGGTCATCCTGAACCCGACCACCGGCGCCGTCGTCTCGCGCTGGTAG